One genomic segment of Drosophila melanogaster chromosome 3L includes these proteins:
- the CG14082 gene encoding uncharacterized protein, isoform D codes for MQKQEKRRELRLKRFWRSPKTTSSEDSNGYESPTRTKASSAGGSSDAQRFNHLHYTSLSQGSGTSSSAGGATASGAGPTTLGQSGNSKPSCSLPLLQVWPSQDSPRGEADGQSFVFPAIVETSVSSPTAVASGSGSIGSTNLSLNARRSSNHLSLSTDRRSSLYCDTLHAGDSGIDSVQASPSPNAFIAPPGVHNLPLGQTGGGSCHVSPTSTPTQGSPNLSLGRRSMRNSICVVPSGNGRRKSSALLHPDHARLFALRMKHAAALERAQTSPDQTSIEDANEFHDNGLATNLRLCSASSSTTSSLTSVAAVSLGGAGGAGGANTTSSGSAYAVGAAGVQQRVSDPWLQPQSDRERDSRHDGRRRSSTMTARYSLFDALDLEYVLLRAAARGSVGPYSLSESMHKLTFTQSLAFPALARGLATKRRRSATHTSSRPLNPHESGLNTCAKVVTAVVLVALSFMVFLIVYKFVRTXGLLLAPSPELPVTYQANYGAEEGSTSSSIISSAGRSLGKHMSGFRSKLGLRQADFE; via the exons atgcag AAACAAGAAAAAAGGCGCGAGCTGCGCCTGAAGCGATTCTGGCGCTCCCCCAAGACCACGTCCTCGGAGGACTCCAATGGCTATGAGAGTCCCACGAGAACGAAAGCGTCCAGTGCCGGCGGCAGCAGCGATGCCCAGAGATTCAACCACCTGCACTACACCAGCCTGTCGCAGGGATCGGGCACCTCGTCCTCGGCGGGCGGAGCCACTGCATCCGGAGCGGGGCCGACGACTCTGGGGCAGTCCGGCAACAGCAAGCCCTCCTGCTCGCTGCCACTTTTGCAGGTGTGGCCCAGCCAG GATTCGCCGCGCGGCGAAGCGGATGGCCAGTCCTTCGTGTTCCCGGCCATCGTGGAGACGAGTGTCAGCAGTCCGACAGCCGTGGCCAGCGGAAGTGGCAGTATCGGGAGCACCAACCTGAGTCTGAACgccaggaggagcagcaacCACCTCAGCTTGTCGACGGACCGGCGGAGTTCTCTGTACTGTGATACCCTGCATGCCGGCGACTCCGGCATCGATTCGGTGCAGGCCTCGCCCTCGCCGAACGCCTTCATAGCTCCGCCGGGCGTTCACAACCTGCCGCTAGGCCAGACGGGCGGCGGGTCCTGCCATGTGTCGCCCACCAGCACGCCCACCCAGGGATCACCCAATTTGTCCTTGGGGCGCAGGAGCATGCGGAACAGCATATGCGTGGTGCCCAGTGGCAACGGGCGGAGGAAGTCGAGCGCCCTGCTGCATCCGGATCACGCCCGACTATTCGCCCTGCGAATGAAACATGCGGCGGCGCTGGAGCGGGCACAAACCTCTCCGGATCAGACCTCCATCGAGGACGCCAACGAGTTCCACGACAATGGACTGGCCACCAACCTGCGGCTGTGCTCGGCCTCCTCGTCGACGACGTCGTCGCTGACATCCGTGGCCGCGGTCAGCCTGGGCGGTGCCGGTGGTGCGGGTGGTGCGAACACTACCTCCTCCGGCTCCGCCTACGCTGTGGGCGCGGCGGGCGTCCAGCAGCGCGTCTCCGATCCCTGGCTGCAGCCGCAATCCGATCGGGAACGGGACTCCCGGCACGACGGCAGGCGCAGGTCCTCCACGATGACCGCTCGCTACTCCCTGTTCGATGCCCTGGACCTGGAGTACGTGCTCTTGAGGGCCGCTGCCCGCGGTTCCGTGGGTCCCTACAGCCTCAGTGAGTCCATGCACAAGCTCACCTTCACGCAATCTTTGGCATTCCCGGCCCTGGCACGTGGCCTGGCCACCAAAAGGCGGAGGTCGGCCACGCACACCAGCTCACGGCCCCTGAATCCCCATGAGTCCGGTCTGAATACCTGCGCCAAGGTGGTCACCGCCGTCGTCCTGGTTGCCCTGTCCTTCATGGTGTTCCTCATCGTCTACAAGTTCGTGCGGACGTGAGGTTTGCTCCTGGCCCCGTCGCCAGAGCTCCCAGTCACATATCAGGCCAACTACGGAGCGGAGGAGGGGTCCACATCGTCCTCCATCATCTCGTCGGCGGGCCGCAGTCTGGGCAAGCACATGTCGGGGTTCAGGAGCAAATTGGGTCTGCGTCAGGCCGACTTCGAGTGA
- the CG14082 gene encoding uncharacterized protein, isoform C, whose translation MQKQEKRRELRLKRFWRSPKTTSSEDSNGYESPTRTKASSAGGSSDAQRFNHLHYTSLSQGSGTSSSAGGATASGAGPTTLGQSGNSKPSCSLPLLQVWPSQDSPRGEADGQSFVFPAIVETSVSSPTAVASGSGSIGSTNLSLNARRSSNHLSLSTDRRSSLYCDTLHAGDSGIDSVQASPSPNAFIAPPGVHNLPLGQTGGGSCHVSPTSTPTQGSPNLSLGRRSMRNSICVVPSGNGRRKSSALLHPDHARLFALRMKHAAALERAQTSPDQTSIEDANEFHDNGLATNLRLCSASSSTTSSLTSVAAVSLGGAGGAGGANTTSSGSAYAVGAAGVQQRVSDPWLQPQSDRERDSRHDGRRRSSTMTARYSLFDALDLEYVLLRAAARGSVGPYSLSESMHKLTFTQSLAFPALARGLATKRRRSATHTSSRPLNPHESGLNTCAKVVTAVVLVALSFMVFLIVYKFVRT comes from the exons atgcag AAACAAGAAAAAAGGCGCGAGCTGCGCCTGAAGCGATTCTGGCGCTCCCCCAAGACCACGTCCTCGGAGGACTCCAATGGCTATGAGAGTCCCACGAGAACGAAAGCGTCCAGTGCCGGCGGCAGCAGCGATGCCCAGAGATTCAACCACCTGCACTACACCAGCCTGTCGCAGGGATCGGGCACCTCGTCCTCGGCGGGCGGAGCCACTGCATCCGGAGCGGGGCCGACGACTCTGGGGCAGTCCGGCAACAGCAAGCCCTCCTGCTCGCTGCCACTTTTGCAGGTGTGGCCCAGCCAG GATTCGCCGCGCGGCGAAGCGGATGGCCAGTCCTTCGTGTTCCCGGCCATCGTGGAGACGAGTGTCAGCAGTCCGACAGCCGTGGCCAGCGGAAGTGGCAGTATCGGGAGCACCAACCTGAGTCTGAACgccaggaggagcagcaacCACCTCAGCTTGTCGACGGACCGGCGGAGTTCTCTGTACTGTGATACCCTGCATGCCGGCGACTCCGGCATCGATTCGGTGCAGGCCTCGCCCTCGCCGAACGCCTTCATAGCTCCGCCGGGCGTTCACAACCTGCCGCTAGGCCAGACGGGCGGCGGGTCCTGCCATGTGTCGCCCACCAGCACGCCCACCCAGGGATCACCCAATTTGTCCTTGGGGCGCAGGAGCATGCGGAACAGCATATGCGTGGTGCCCAGTGGCAACGGGCGGAGGAAGTCGAGCGCCCTGCTGCATCCGGATCACGCCCGACTATTCGCCCTGCGAATGAAACATGCGGCGGCGCTGGAGCGGGCACAAACCTCTCCGGATCAGACCTCCATCGAGGACGCCAACGAGTTCCACGACAATGGACTGGCCACCAACCTGCGGCTGTGCTCGGCCTCCTCGTCGACGACGTCGTCGCTGACATCCGTGGCCGCGGTCAGCCTGGGCGGTGCCGGTGGTGCGGGTGGTGCGAACACTACCTCCTCCGGCTCCGCCTACGCTGTGGGCGCGGCGGGCGTCCAGCAGCGCGTCTCCGATCCCTGGCTGCAGCCGCAATCCGATCGGGAACGGGACTCCCGGCACGACGGCAGGCGCAGGTCCTCCACGATGACCGCTCGCTACTCCCTGTTCGATGCCCTGGACCTGGAGTACGTGCTCTTGAGGGCCGCTGCCCGCGGTTCCGTGGGTCCCTACAGCCTCAGTGAGTCCATGCACAAGCTCACCTTCACGCAATCTTTGGCATTCCCGGCCCTGGCACGTGGCCTGGCCACCAAAAGGCGGAGGTCGGCCACGCACACCAGCTCACGGCCCCTGAATCCCCATGAGTCCGGTCTGAATACCTGCGCCAAGGTGGTCACCGCCGTCGTCCTGGTTGCCCTGTCCTTCATGGTGTTCCTCATCGTCTACAAGTTCGTGCGGACGTGA